The genomic segment CAAAAAACCAAAGTGGTTCGTTTGGCCATGAACAGCAATAACCCGATTGATTTAAGCGATGCGAAACAAGAAGTTATGACCGAAGAGGAAGATATGAAGCTTTGGGTCTTAAATGAAGTGGAGAAAGCCGGGCTTAATATTAAAGAAGCCGAAACCATCATCAACTGCGAAAGCCGTTGGCAACCTGACGCTATTGGCGTCAACAAGAACGGTACTTATGATGTCGGCCTTTGGCAGATTAACAGCATCCATAAAAATATGACCAATGCGGATAAAATGGATTATAAAGAAGCGACCAAATGGGCGATTGATAAAAGATTGAGAGATGGAAGTTGGAGCGCTTGGTCTTGTTCACGTAAACTTTATAAGTAATTTTAGTTGGTACTATAGATACGAAATACGAAACTTACGAAATTACGAACCCAATAAATAAAAAAACCTTCCGCTTATCGGAGGGTTTTTTGTATGTGAGGTTTTAGTTAAAACATGTCGCACGGAAGTGATAATGTCATACTTGAGGGAAGTTAAAATGTCATACCTCTGATAAAATGAAATGGTTAATTCATTAACCATTTCATCTATGACATTAATCGCTATGTCGGCCAAAGAATTAGACAAATTTCAAATTATTAAAAAGCTAATCGGGAAACACATCAATGGAACCAAAGCGGCGGAACTGCTTTTAATGTCTGTCCGTCAAGTCAAACGTCTCAAAGCGAATGTAATCAAGTTCGGCGCCAAAGGTTTAATCCACGGCAACCGCGGCCAAGAGAGTCACAGCAAAATTGATAGCAGCGAAAAGAAAAAAATTATTGAACTGTTGCATCAGCACTACTATGATTTCGGACCAACTCTGGCCAATGAAAAATTGTTTGAAAATCACGGCATCGCTCATGATGCCAAAACCATCCGTCAAATAATGATTGCCGAAGGATTGTGGAAACCGCGAACAAAGAAAAAATTATCTGTCCACCGAGCTTGGCGAGAAAGAAAATCCTGCTATGGCGAGATGGTTCAATTTGACGGTTCATATGAGCATTGGTTTGAGGATAGAAACAGCACGGGAGAGATTTGCCTTTTAGCCGCGATAGACGATGCCACTGGCAAGATTGTACGCGCTTGGTTTGACCAGCATGAGGGTGTGTTTCCGGCCTTTGGCTTCTGGCAAGAGTACCTTTTAAAAAACGGCAAGCCAAGGTCAATTTACCTTGATAAATTCAGCACTTACAGCCTTAACCACCCATTGGCCAAAGAGAACAGCGACACCCTGACCCAATTTGAAAGAGCGGCCAATGAATCAAGAATTGAACTGATTAAAGCCAACAGCCCGCAAGCCAAAGGCCGGGTGGAAAGATTATTTGAAACATTGCAGGATAGATTGATTAAAGAATTAAGGTTGCAAAATATTTCTACAGTTAATGAAGCCAACATCTTTTTGGAAAGAACATTCATTCCTAAATTCAACGCTAAATTTGCAGTTCTGCCAAGAAACAAAACCAACTTGCATCAAGAATTAAATCAAAAAGAAGTCAAACAATTACCGGGAATATTTTCCAGACAAAAGGAGCGA from the Patescibacteria group bacterium genome contains:
- a CDS encoding ISNCY family transposase, yielding MTLIAMSAKELDKFQIIKKLIGKHINGTKAAELLLMSVRQVKRLKANVIKFGAKGLIHGNRGQESHSKIDSSEKKKIIELLHQHYYDFGPTLANEKLFENHGIAHDAKTIRQIMIAEGLWKPRTKKKLSVHRAWRERKSCYGEMVQFDGSYEHWFEDRNSTGEICLLAAIDDATGKIVRAWFDQHEGVFPAFGFWQEYLLKNGKPRSIYLDKFSTYSLNHPLAKENSDTLTQFERAANESRIELIKANSPQAKGRVERLFETLQDRLIKELRLQNISTVNEANIFLERTFIPKFNAKFAVLPRNKTNLHQELNQKEVKQLPGIFSRQKERTILNDFTFSFNTQWYQLTKEQPATICKKDIVIVEEHLDHSIHIRFRGKYLNYKMLPMRPIKTNYTSPWVIAKTIDQVNASKAHTPPPNHPWRLSFHASTLAKQNAKV
- a CDS encoding transglycosylase SLT domain-containing protein, with translation MNSNNPIDLSDAKQEVMTEEEDMKLWVLNEVEKAGLNIKEAETIINCESRWQPDAIGVNKNGTYDVGLWQINSIHKNMTNADKMDYKEATKWAIDKRLRDGSWSAWSCSRKLYK